CTGGGACGCTGTCTTGCTTCCTGCGTTATCGAATGGACGCCTGTAAATGGGCGACGATTTGTTCCGCCACATTGCGCATGGTGGAGTTGCTGTTCATGGCCAGGGTGCGCAGGGTCTGGTGAGCCGCCTGCTCACTGATATTCTTGCGCGCCATCAGCAGTCCCTTGGCGCGCTCGATAATTTTGCGTTCATCCAGCTGCTGCTGGGTACGCTGCAGAGACTGCCGCAGCTGCTGGTAGCTGCGGAACTGGGCCATGGCGATCTCGATGGCCGGTGCCACGCGCTCCGCCGAAAGCCCCTCTGCCATATAAGCGCTGACACCGGCCTCGACTGCGCTGGTAATAAATTCGGCACCGCCACGGGCGGAGAACATCGCCACCGGTGTTGGGTTGTGCTGGTTGATTACGGAAAGGCTTTCGAGAATATCCCGGTCTGGGGATTCGATATCGATCAGGACGATGTCCGGACGGTGCTTCTCGACCTGGAATAGCAGGCCTTCGGCACTGGAGAGTTGCGCCAGCAGGTTGTAGCCGGCAGCGGTGAGCTGCGCGGCCACCATGGCGGCGCGTTCGGTCTGGTCATCAACCAGCAGGATACTGACAGATGCTGATACAGGTGTGGTCGTCATCGCTTGGTCAAAACTTCAGTTCGAACTGCAGCCAGAACTTGTCCGTATCGCTGCTGAAGGTATCAGCATCGTAGGTAGCGTACTTGGCGAGCAGGCCGATATTTTTTGTTATGGCATAGGTCGCTACCAGGTCGAGTTCGTTGCCAAACTTGTGGCTGGTGCGAACGCTATAGAATTTATGCAAAGTTGCTGCAAGCTTGATGCCAGAAACAACGACTGAGCCGCCAGCGTAATAATATAGAAATAGTGGAGTGAGAGCTGGTCGCTGAAGCCCCACTCGGCGTGAAAAGCATCGTAGGTCTGCTCGTTCTGGCGGCTGGCATGCAGCAGCACGCAGGGAGTCCAATCTTGCCGGCGAGCTTTCCGGATGCCACGTATGCTTGACGCTGGCGGGGGAACCCCGGAGAGTGGTGTAACGAGTTTG
The nucleotide sequence above comes from Microbulbifer salipaludis. Encoded proteins:
- a CDS encoding ANTAR domain-containing response regulator encodes the protein MTTTPVSASVSILLVDDQTERAAMVAAQLTAAGYNLLAQLSSAEGLLFQVEKHRPDIVLIDIESPDRDILESLSVINQHNPTPVAMFSARGGAEFITSAVEAGVSAYMAEGLSAERVAPAIEIAMAQFRSYQQLRQSLQRTQQQLDERKIIERAKGLLMARKNISEQAAHQTLRTLAMNSNSTMRNVAEQIVAHLQASIR